The genomic window AAAGTGAGTTCTGTTGAACCCGCTAAATGATTATCAGCAAGGGTTACATAACCAGTTTTTTCTTTTCCAAAAATACTAACTTTAGCTCCGTCTCCTGCCACTAACCCACGACTGATTTGATGAGGGTCCCAAGTCGTATCAATTTCAGGATTATTGGGATCAACGGGAGCAAAAATGATATTGGCTTGAGCTTGAATAGGATTAAACTCAGTCCCCATTTCTAGGGTTCCTGTATTAGAAACCGCAATATAATCAACAATAAGTTGAGTATCAGTATTTTGTGAAAATGCTAGACTCCCATCCACTCTAACGGTATGAATTCGGGCATCACTTTCTTGATCATAGAAAACTTCTACTCCTTGGGCAATTACCACATCAGCATTATCATTAGGAATAATTCCATCTTGCCAAGTGTTAGGATCAAACCAGCTTCCATTATTAATAGCAACATGAGTGGCATTACTGTGGGGAACAAGATTCAAAAAAGGAGCATGGGTGTGGGTTTCCATATCAGCATCATCACAAATAGACTTACTGTCTAAACGTTCCCCGACTGACTTTAGAATTTGCTCAGGAAAATTATCTAATTTTGAGTTGCAAATAGGATGCTTTCTTGGGATATTCAATGTCAGTTGTTTTTCTTAGGTATTAACTCGTAAGCGAGATTAGTTTAAAAAAGTAAAAATATAGTTAATTCTCCTTTAGGAAGATCAGGAATTTTAAAAGTAGAATTATCTTGCTAAGGAATAAATATATGGTAAAATTGTCGCTATATTCTTGCCCGAAGTTTTTTATGGAAACAGAAGGTAGCAGTTTTATAGTATTTAGTAGACACCCTTGATAGAAATAGTTAACTATTTTTGTGAAACAATTTATTATTGTATTTATTTAGTAATCTTTTAAATAATGAAAGCAACATCAATTAGGCATACACCAGAAAGCCAGTTACGTCACCCGAAGCAATTATTCAAGCAGATGTTTCAGGACTTGTTAGCCTCTCGTGAACTTGCCTGGCAACTATTAATTAGAGATATTAATGCTCAGTACCGTCAGTCGTTGCTTGGGGTTTTTTGGGCGTTTTTACCACCTATTGTCACAGCCGGAGGTATGGTTATGGCAAATGAGGCTAAAGTAATTAGTATTGGTGCAACTGACATACCTTATCCAGCTTATGTTATGTTTAGCATGGCTTTATGGCAAACTTTTGTCGAAGCATTAAACGGGCCAATTGTAGCGGTGACAAAAGCTAAAATGATGTTAGCTAAAATAAATTTTCCTCGTGAGGCCATTATTCTCTCTCAGGTGGGACAAGTCTTTTTTAACTTTACGCTCAAGCTTATTCTGATTATTGGATTATTTATTTGGTTTAAAATTCCTGTTACTTGGACGATTGTTATTGCACCTGTCGCTTTAATCCACCTAGTTATATTAGGCACAGCAATAGGATTATTATTAGCTCCCTTTGGCGCACTTTATCAAGACTTTTCTAAAGGACTGGTTATGATAACTGGATTCTGGTTATTTTTAACCCCG from Crocosphaera subtropica ATCC 51142 includes these protein-coding regions:
- a CDS encoding ABC transporter permease, with the protein product MKATSIRHTPESQLRHPKQLFKQMFQDLLASRELAWQLLIRDINAQYRQSLLGVFWAFLPPIVTAGGMVMANEAKVISIGATDIPYPAYVMFSMALWQTFVEALNGPIVAVTKAKMMLAKINFPREAIILSQVGQVFFNFTLKLILIIGLFIWFKIPVTWTIVIAPVALIHLVILGTAIGLLLAPFGALYQDFSKGLVMITGFWLFLTPVVFPVPAKSGLFGTLVNLNPVTPLLVTTRELATTGIISNPQGFWIASGLAIVGLLLVWIVYRVSMPFVIERMSS